A window of the Juglans microcarpa x Juglans regia isolate MS1-56 chromosome 5D, Jm3101_v1.0, whole genome shotgun sequence genome harbors these coding sequences:
- the LOC121265860 gene encoding uncharacterized mitochondrial protein AtMg00810-like, with translation MTTVRTISSITASQSWKLHQMDVKNAFLHGDLHEEIYMKLPFDYIIITGTECGLITKFQKMLHATFHMKYLGQLTYFLGLEVHHRANGIFLNQHKYIQDLITLVGLEDISSVDTPMEVNVKYKKDEGDILDDPTLYRRLVGSLIYLTTTRLDISYAVHQVSMSSPRHLHLAAVRRIIRYLRGSPTRGLFFSTNSSLQLIAYSDADWVGCLDTHQSTKSLCMFLGDALIFWKCKKQYRVSKSSTEVEYRAMSIVYSKIVWLHGLLDPDNARKVKKIKKYEPCSDAMSKHSETKNTKRTFFGKTGSLCSAPFIINVIPIYTRK, from the exons atgaccacgGTTCGAACCATCTCATCTATTACCGCTTCACAGTCATGGAAATTGcatcagatggatgtgaagaatgcttttcttcatggtGATCTTCATGAAGAGATCTACATGAAGCTTCCATTTG ATTATATTATCATTACTGGCACTGAATGTGGTCTAATTACTAAGTTTCAGAAGATGTTACATGCAACTTTCcatatgaaatatcttggccaACTCACATACTTCTTAGGACTGGAGGTTCATCATCGGGCTAATGGTATTTTCTTGAACCAACATAAGTATATTCAAGATCTTATCACATTGGTTGGTTTAGAGGACATTTCTTCTGTTGATACACCTATGGAGGTAAATGTCAAATACAAGAAAGATGAAGGGGATATTCTAGATGATCCTACTCTCTATCGGCGCTTGGTTGGAAGTCTTATCTACTTAACCACTACTCGACTGGACATCTCCTATGCCGTTCATCAGGTCAGCATGTCTTCTCCTCGGCACCTTCATCTTGCTGCAGTTCGCCGCATTATCCGCTATCTTCGAGGGTCGCCTACTCGTGGATTATTCTTTTCCACAAACTCATCTCTTCAACTTATTGCCTAcagtgatgctgattgggttGGGTGTTTAGATACGCATCAATCTACTAAGAGTTTGTGTATGTTTTTGGGTGATGCCTTAATTTTTTGGAAATGTAAGAAACAATATCGTGTTTCTAAATCTTCTACTGAGGTTGAGTATCGTGCCATGTCTATTGTTTATTCTAAAATTGTATGGTTACATGGTCTTCTAGACCCCGATAATGcaagaaaggtaaaaaaaattaaaaagtatgaACCTTGCTCTGATGCCATGTCAAAACACTCAGAAACCAAGAATACCAAGAGAACGTTTTTTGGAAAAACTGGCTCTTTGTGTTCGGCCCCTTTCATTATCAACGTAATCCCAATCTATACAAGGAAGTAG
- the LOC121265861 gene encoding uncharacterized protein LOC121265861 codes for MSVATNTYDIDEMADRIYSRIARSTRRHENLREGCSSGEFKKYNPLTFSEEPDPVVAEKWLLRMKKMLRVLNCIDTQKVRYATFTLKDIAKRWWDSIELLLKEELGKGTSITWDKLKEAFNDNYYPEVVKDQKESEFSNLVQGPMTIELYTAKFTELSHFAPHLILNKGERV; via the coding sequence ATGTCTGTTGCAACTAACACATATGATATCGATGAAATGGCTGATAGAATATATTCTAGAATTGCACGAAGTACTAGGAGACATGAAAATCTAAGAGAGGGTTGCTCTTCTGgagagtttaaaaaatacaaCCCTCTTACCTTCTCTGAGGAGCCAGATCCAGTGGTAGCAGAAAAATGGTTATtgagaatgaagaaaatgttaAGAGTGTTGAATTGCATTGACACACAGAAGGTTCGATATGCTACTTTCACCTTAAAGGATATTGCTAAGAGGTGGTGGGATAGTATAGAATTACTATTAAAAGAAGAACTTGGCAAAGGTACTTCCATTACTTGGGATAAACTCAAAGAAGCTTTCAATGATAACTATTATCCTGAAGTGGTAAAGGATCAAAAGGAAAGTGAATTTTCAAACTTAGTTCAAGGGCCCATGACTATAGAGCTATATACTGCTAAGTTTACTGAACTCTCCCATTTTGCCCCTCACTTGATTCTGAATAAAGGGGaaagagtttga